Below is a window of Rattus norvegicus strain BN/NHsdMcwi chromosome 5, GRCr8, whole genome shotgun sequence DNA.
ATTTCTCTGCATCGAAAAAGAACGGCgatcctttatttcttccctggctgCCCCATCATGATCACATTGTACCTCATACATTGTGAATGGTTGAAGGAAAATCTAAGGTTTTGCATTTCAGTTGGTCTCTCAATAAACTGATGATTTCAGTTTTTCTCGACAAGTTTTAATCGCAGGTGGGAGGTGTCCATGTGCCACCGGTGTGGAAAATGGTGATTACTGCAGTAAGGATCTTTCAGGTTGCTGTGGGTTATCACCATCATTTCTCTAATCACAGGGTTCTAGCTCCCTCCTCTAAGGTGGACCCTCAGTGTGGGACCAGAATGCTGCCTAGGCATTGCCTACTGAGAGGGCCCTAGGATGAGGTGGCTGAGCCCCTGGAGAAGAGCAGGCAGGGCTCTCCTGGAAGTCCTGGAGCAAGGACTGGAtcttctgggtctctgtgtcatcccccctcccccagattGTCAACAGTGTCCCTGCTATTGGTTAAAAGCATGGCCTTCTGAAAGAGAAGTGGTTCAGTGATTCGCCTTGGCTGGTGCATTCGCTGTGCTGTTGAGAGGACCAGAGGAGACAGCAAATTGGTCCCTGTTCAGTAGACCTGAATCAACCCTCACAGGAGAGGGCCTTGTTGTTATCAGGCCAAAACAATCTACGGGGTGACCCTAGTCTGGAGGAGTCAATAAATTGAACAAAAAGACACTTTCTGCTCATGGTTTCTATGGTCTTGCTACTCTGCAGGATGATGAGTGTATGGCGTTGTCTCTTCCCAGTCTGTGACTTTGTGTCCTGTGCCCCACATATCATGTGTGGTATGCACACATCACATTGGAAAACTCAATCTGAGCTCATTTTGGGGACGAATTTCACAGAAGAGGTCTCCTGTTCACATTCTGGACCTCTGGGGCTCTGGAAGAAGCTAGACCCTGACCAGGCCTAGGGGAGCTCCTAGTAGAAGAGTAAATTAGAGTGGGTAAGAGGAATGGGTCCAGAGAGATCTCATGAGCATGGAGACTCATGGAGTAGAGAAAGGCCTATTCCTAGAAGTTCTTGCTGAAGATTGAGTCATATTTGCAGCAAATGAACAAGGAGCCTTTCCTGCCACGCCAGCCCCTTTTTCCCGGAGCCGTGGGTGAGATGCTAAGTGGTGGCAGGGTATCCATATATCCACATTCTCTGCCACCGTTCATGAGCTCTGCTCTGGgtactgcttttttattttactgtccAATGCCCACCTAAGACCCACAAGTATTGATACAGACTCTCTTCCAGGCTTCAGTTGTCAGTCTAGTGCTGCCTTCTCACCTGTGAGATGCCTTTTGGCCACACCCCCCTAGTCTCCCCATTCAAATCCACTCATCCTAAGACATCCGAATTGCCAGGACAGGACACTGGGCTGAAGTCCATAAACACATGCTTGGGGAGCCCGATCACAGCTCATAGCTGTCCTATGAGCTTCTGCTGAAGGATTCTGCATAGGAAAGACTTTCTCCTGTCCACAGGTCCCATTCAAGGTTCTGCCTGGACCATACATAGTGCCAGTCCGCATTCCATCATGTCCAAGTCTCTTCCAAGGTCCCAAATGTTGACACAAAGACAGAAAACCACCAAGCACACTAAATGTTGAAGGAACCTGCACACCACTCCTTTCTACTGAAACTAACACACTATCATATTTGCACATTATTGAAGCCCCCCTCCCATCTCCAAACAATCCAGAGTCTCAAACTATCAACACGTGGCTCAGGTGGTGCCTTCAAAGTTGTGGCACCTGGCTGTATTCTTAGCAGGGGCCTTCTAGAAAGTTCCCATGGCTCTTAACCCCAACTCCACCCCCAGTATGTACAACTAAATTAAGGGTAAAGGACTGTTTATTACCTTGTTTGGAAGTTTTGTTTATGTTCCTGTTCCTTGTCTGGAGGTACTGTGAATTTAATCCAAATGGTGATTACACAGTTTCCTTCTAGGACAGCCTTCTAGGTTCTTTACCTCTGCTGAAGCCTAGTGTCACCAAGGAAACTGTCACTAGTCCCCTCCCATAGCCAAAAAGTGGACTGGGAAAAAGACAGGGCAGCTGAGCAGGGCTGTCTCTTTCTGCAGTAtctctcagcctctgaagtgctgCACTCTCCTCTTCTCTGTGGGGCTGCTGGGATGTCCATCCTTCTGAGCTTTGGGCTCCACCTCTCAGGAACTGGGAGTGCCTGAGAATTGGCTCTTGCCTGGAGACTGGCTATCAGCCAACATCTCGGGTTGAGGCACACACCGTGTAGCCCATCTGGGATGAATGGAAGTGGAAGAAATGGAAAAGGTGAGCAGAAGGATCCTGCAACCTCCCGTGTAGGTAGGTAGGGCTGCAATGCCTGAACCTTTACCTGCACACACTTCTTCTGAAGAACTACCTGAGCTCTCTGGAGTGGCAGTCAGATGAGACCAACACCTTGGGGTAGAAGCTTTGTCACAGGGAACATTAGGCTTTGCAgagaatgagaggagaggagggtgagCTGAAACAAAAACCCTAGGGCCTGGCTGGCTTCCTGATTTAATAGGGCTTTATCAAGTAAAGTGGTAGTGTGTCTCCTCAAACCCATGCCCACTGACCCTACTTCCAACCGCCAGGGAAATTTGGAACTCCAAAGGAAAAATAGTTAAGACCCTTATGTCCCGGTTAACTTGCAGACACACAGCTTCCTCCTGGTAATTGGAACGAGACAGTGAAGCCTGGGACCAGCAGAGCTAAACAGACAAATCTCTTACCTCTTGCCAGAAACAACCACACCTGTCCCTTGGCTTCTCTCTTGGCTCTGGTGGTGTGTGAGCACAGATAACCCTGCTATGGACAGTCTGGAACTGGATACCACAGAGGCCCCTGAGACTATCaggctcttttagtcctttcactaactcctTCCTTGGAGTCACCAAGCTCAGTCCAGTGGCAGGCAGAGaacacctgcctctgtatttgtcagtgaaCCATTGAAGCAGCAAAAACCTCTTGCTCAATGGGGGAGGTTTCTTGCTCTTGTTCGCCCCCTGCAGGCGAGCTCCGCAATCCTCACGCTTCAGCAGGCTGCCTGTGCCTCTGTTCCTGGTGGGAGGGGCGATGCTGAATTGCAGAACAGTCCACTCAATTGATTGGCTTGCATCTTGGAGCTGCGAAATTGCACTCTTCTTAGGTGAGCAGAAAAGTCTGCCCGATCAACAGTGCCTGCAGGACAGAACCGGTTTCAGAAGTCCCTGGAAGAAAGGACCTATCATTCAGAGGAAGCCTAAAGAAGCAACCCATTGCTACATGCAAATGCCCAGACAgatcctcttcttccctcccacaAAGACCAGCAGGAGAGCTTGGGCAGAGAAGGCACTTGGGCACTGGTATTGGTGAATAAACTGGAAGCCATAGAGGAGGTAACAGAGCAGGGCCAGTACTGTCCACCAAAATTTGCCAAGGCCACTTACACATACTTTATAGAATACAGACCTTGCTCCTGCAAGATCATTGCACAAATGGAATGGCCCTCTCTGAGTTCCCAGTGCCTGGACCAGAATCCCCAAGAAGAGAGGGCACTCCCTGCAGAAATCTCTACTGACAGGAGAGCATGCTTTctgcctgaactcaagcagacagagagattcagagaTAGCACTGAATAGCATGTCTCTACATtgaacagaagagagagagagagagagagagagagagacagagacagagagagagagacacagagagagacacagagagagagagagcttcctaactttctttttcctctcttttcacGATTCAAGAATCTCCTTGAACAGTAGGTGCTGTGAATGTTTCCAAGAAAAGCACTGAGTGCTGCTCTTAAGAGTTTTCTGGATGAACTAATGAATCAAAGTTATCCTGTCAGGTTTTATTGGCTTTTGGGACTTGGGCATGTGCTGCAGCTGTTGGAAAATGTGGCTTTCTGTGAAAACACCCTTCAGAGTTCTACGGGTTATACTTCTTATCGCTCAGACAccagtttctgtctttttctatgaGGTAGGAATTCAAGACACTGATCCAGGAATAAGAAGTCTGACCTGCCTTTGTGCAATTTATTGCATGGTGGGAGGGGAGAGCCCTCAACGAAAATCCACTTTTTCCCTCAAACGGGGTGAACAGCCCCCAAAGACCTCTCTACTCTGCTTCTGAGGcactttcttccttcctggtgCCTGGGAAAAGTAGGTCCATGAAGGGAAGAAGCCCCATGCAGGAGTCTCAGCTGACTGGATAGCTTGCTGCCAGCCTCCACTCAGAGCAGAcacaagaaaatattcaataccATTTGGGAGCTTCTGTCCTCCTTTGATGATTCCATCCCAAGAAAAGTCACAGGAGACCTTTAGTTTATCAAAGCCTTTAGCAGCACCAGATCAGTTCAGATATCTAACCTCTGTCTTATTATCTGTATTTCCAGCCAATAATCCCACGCTATAATGTGCAGTTTTCCTTCTCTctgagctgctcttaactccTATCTGCCAGCCTCCGTGGCCTTTATTCTATGATTATTGCCCGTGAAATCATCTCTCTCCACCTGGCTCTCTCCCCTGGGTCCCACACCCGACCTGTGGCTCTTCTGTCCGGCTGTTGGCTGTGGGCAACAACTGCAGTTAACCAATAGCACTAAATCAAGAAGTTAGGTCTCACTGTAGGTGCAGATTTCCTTGTTCTCGGTACCAAGCCTGCCTTGGGGGCAAATATTTCATCATGACAACGCAATTCAAAAGATCAAACCCCCAAACAAGACCAACACGTTTAGCCATCTTTCTTTAGTCTCCAAGGGAAAAATGAATGACATTGAATTACATAGACTGGCTGGGATTGGATGGGCCTGCAGTAGGGGGGAATAAAAGCAAACCTCTCAAAACCCACAGTGTCTAGTCAAAGAAATACCCAAAGGAAGCTGAAAAGAAGAAGACAGCAAACGAATTCACAGCTGGAGAGAAAACTTGTGTTTACTCACAGAGGGAGAGTAGATCTCACaaggagcagagacaggcaggcacatTTCACTGAAGCACTTTGGGGCTGACAGAAGGCAATCAGCCAGAAAATGCTTTTGGGGGAGGGTGAGGTTCCAGCAAAGGAAACGGGGAGGGTCCTGCCCAGGAGGGGCGAGGGGAGCCAACTTCCTGGTTGAGGTCCAACTGGGCACTGGTCAGCTGAGCTCTGAGAGGAGAGGGGCAAGAAGATCATACTGTAGCCTCTCTGGAACTCTCTTCCTGTTGGGGACCAGCTCTCCTCATTGCCaactccacttcctcttcctctactccTGGCTGAGAGCTGGTAGGGTCTGTCGACCCAAACAAACCGAGATGTACAGCAAACCAAACgaaaagaaaccaaggaaaagcaaagcaaaggcaAATGGTGCGCTCTGTGCTTCCGAGCCTTCACAGTTGCCCCCAAATCGGTCCTCTGGCCAACAAATTCCGTCTGGGTTAAATTTTCAGGCAATGATCGATCGGCTGAAATCCTACAGCCCGGTTGATGAAGGGGGCCGGGAGAGGGGCAGGAGACCGTCAACCTCTGTCCGGTGTGTCGCGCGGACTGGGCGAACAGCGTCCACTGTGCCCTGCTGTGCTCTGGCGGCCGCGCTCTCTGGCGCTCTCAGACTCAGAAGGAGCCTTCCTCACAGCACAGTCAGCCAAAGCACAAGAGCTACCAGTGAACTATTAAAGCAGCACAAACTCCAGCTCAATGGAAAGGTCGCCTTGCTCCCGTTCGCCCTCTGTAGGCGAGCTCCGCAATCGTAACGCTCCTGCCTGCAGCCTGTGCATCTATTCCTGGTGGGAGGGGTGATGCTGAGCTGCAGCCAGGCCAGCTCACTTGATTGGGGTGCATCTGGGAGCCTGCCCCTGCTGCGCCGCGAAACTGCGCGCTTCTTTGGGGAGCTGAAAAGCGTACCGGGCCACCAGTGCCTGCGGGACAGAACCCATTTCCGATGTCCCTGGAAGAAAGGACCCATCACTCAGGTGAAGCTGAAAGAAGCCACCAGTTAGTTGCTACTCGCACGTGCTCAGGCTGATCCTCGACCTCTTTGGCACTCAAAGCAGCAGAGATGCCTGGTCGGAGAGGGCGCTTGGGCGACTACTACACAGCCTGTCCAGAGAGCTGAAAGTGCTAGACAGGACAACAGTACAGGACCAGTCCTGTCCACTGCCTTTTGCCCTGGCCATTGGCACCTACTTCTTagggatttaggtgcagggagctgtttgaccgtgtcccttcagatccgggagCAGTCTAGTCCGCAgggcacctgcagcttgagtgctcctatcttcctgttcccagaggccctataaagtttcctcttggaccaggtatgtgggcaggggtgggcagtacttgcagtctctcctgccctggagtCTCAGGAGTGCCTGAGGCGATTAGTTCTGTCTGCCAAGGGTTTGGGATCAGGGAGCTGTGGACTGGAATTAGTGAGGTTCAGGCtaaagctagaaactggaagtgtctggaaccagaggaattttgcctttgtttgtcctgagtccaacaggcaggtcactAGGAGTGGaaaaggtggtcttacctctgctctcaggcatgaaTTCACTCCTTGGGGCTGGGTATCAGCTCTTGgtgagggtagcaaccagaagggtGCTTATATTCTTAAGCTGGTATCTTGCCATTGGTTATCTCTCATATTATTCTCGTCCCTGACTCTGAGTGGAGCCTCTCTTTCCTTTGAACCTTTGATCTGGGACTCTGTCATCTTGCCATCCTGGATGTGTCAGGATACCTGGTGAGTGGAGCTATACCTGGGGTGTGGACTCTGTGGGATCAGGCCCAGTACAGGGGCTCTGATTCTGGCATGGTTGGAACCAGAAGGCTCACTGGTTTCTGACTCAGATTCCCAGGTCACAGCTGTCCTGCTATGTCAGTATGTCTGGTTTTGGGGCAGGATTAGGGGGTCTCCCCTGATAACCTGGAAGTGTCAGAACACCTGGGAATTTGAGCTGTACCTGGGGTGTGGGCTGTGTTGGATCTGCTCCATCACCGGGGCTCTGCTTCCAGATCATGTGGGAATTGCACGAAGAATGTTTTAAGAGATGTTTTAAGTTGTTTTGCTAGACAGATGTAATAAACTTAGACTCAAGAATAGAATGTACCTACTCCTTACAagtaataagaaatactcaataaaaaatacaaaagctTTCATGATTATACTAAAAAAAGAGTACTGGGACAaattcatgttaaaaaaaatcctgtgcCATCATGAAACCACAACTGTGTACTTTCATAAGGCAAAGCCATAAAAATACTGCTTCTTTGAAATTTATAATGTGATTACAGtaagaaacactgctttgaacttgttATTGATACTTTTCTGTAACTCCACTGTTTTTGTACCATTTTACGTATGAAGTAATTCTTTCTTACATAGAGTACTTTTATCAAAAATCTATAAGAGGTCTAAAATCAAGAGAGGTGGTATAGCTTATTTCTACTTACtcagtggttttgtgtgtgtgtgtgtgtgtgtgtgtgtgtgtgtgtgtgtgtgttatctgcaTGACTTGTttcctttccagcttctctctTGTTTAAAAGGAGATCACTAGTTCTGAGCCTCTTGCCTGGCCTGTGAGAGTTTTCTGGCTTACTTGCCACAGCAAGGAACTCTAGGACAAAGACTCACTTAATTACCTGATGCTAAACAGCATGTGCTCACCATCAGATATTGGCACTTATGTAAGCACAAATAATGAATGTGACATTGTTAATTTTCCCCAGGGCTGTTTTAAGCATGAATAGGTAGGTTTAAGTTGTTAttgaaacacagagcagtaacaGTTAATACATAGTTTTCAGTGTTTAATCAAGTACAGGACAATAATGAAGAGACAAGTTCTCAGAATTTAATAAAGAACGAGCACTTAAGTATACAGATACAGAATTTCACAAAgtacagatatttataaaatgatGCTATAGCAGTCAGTAAAGCACAgatgtttaagaaaaaaacaaaaatctttttaaatgggatatttctctatttacatttcaaatacatttccctttcctgttttgcTGTCTATAAGCCCCTTAtcacctcctcctcccattcttctataagggtgttgccctccccaccctccacccttaccaacacccccccccacacattACCTAACACTTGGGAtttaaccttggcaggaccaagggcttctccttccattggtgcccaacaaggagatcctctgctacattgtagttggagccatggttctATCCATATACAATCTTTGGGTAATGGGTTATTCTTTGGAagttctggttgtttggcattgttgtcgGAAGCCCCTTCaactttttcaatcctttctctaatgcctTCAGTGGAGGTTCCTTTCTAAGTTCAGTGAAACCAAATCTTAATAAAGCATAAAAAGTAAGATCATAAGACCAAGGACAATTTGGTCTATAGCTTTTGCTCAACTCTGTCTTTCACCTCAGTTCAAACCCCCAAAATCCACAAAGGCTCCTATTATCTTTCTACACACAGCCACAGCAAGAAAATCCAGCCTTAAGTTTCAGTGTAATAGAGGTTTAAGAAGACTGCAGACACAACTTGTGGGGAGAAACTGACTGTCCTCATGGTACTGTTTTTGAGGGACTAGTGCAGTACAGCCATGTGACACAGAGGAAtttgttttggagagagagagagagagagagagagagagagagagagagagagagagagagagagagagatcagagaaACAATTTTGTCTGTAATGAGTCACCTGTGGGAATAAAGAGGAAAGCACCATCTGGGACTCCATCCTGAAGAGACTTTGTGCTATGAGCTTTCTGCTCAATCACTGCCTAGTTCCATAAGTACGATGATTCATGGGCATCCCTTCTACTTAAAGTTAATAACAGAGCTAAGGCTGAAATGTCTCTTAAAGAACAATGCACCCTTAGTAAATGAATTAAATAactctgcatgtgcatgtgcatgggtatATCTGTCAtgtgtggtttgtatgtgtttgtgcatgctaTGTCTCCAAGGAAGAGCAATGGACTTTCAGACAGAGACACAAGCTAAGGGATCCTGTCCTCTCTATATCAACCCTGTGCATATGCTTATTGGATTCCTACATTTCCTTCATCCAACTAATCATTTGAAAATTATACTTCACTTGGCTAAGTGGATCCACAGGAATGACAGCAAGACAGACTACCTGGTTTAAGAATCAGAACAGGGCCATTAGAAGGCTGTGGAGATTCTGGGCATTCAAGGGCACCGAGAATGTCTACAAAGCCAAGAAAATCATTACCAGCCTtagcagacacagagagatgaggGGGCATGGTTCCCAATTGTCTGACATTGGATACCCTGAAAGTAGAAAAATCTAAGCTTATCAATAGCACAAAAGCAAATATTCCAGTTAGATGCATTTTTTCCCACAGGGGAAAGTGTGACTCTATTATTGTCTTACAAAGATGGCCTTTTTGAATATATAAAAGCATACATAGAACACGAATTTCACCACTAAATAAATTCaatctatttctaattttgaaaatgaatggagagcgcttgcctaggaagcgcaaggccctgggttcggtccccagctccggaaaaaaaaagaaaaaaaaaagaaccaaaaaaagaaaatgaatggacaGACTTTGAAATCtgcaaatacaaagaaatgattaTTCAGATCCCTTACTGCTGTGAAGAAGTGTAGGGAATCTAGAACTGCTTCTACTGTGATTTGACAGGAACATTGTGTAAGGTACTGACTGATCCTAAAATATCCTGAGCTTAATGATAAACATTGCCTGTTGATTTATATAGGTTTAATAGTATGCATGGCATGGAGTGTGAGCTTTCAAGCATTTGAAACACAAATTTCAGATATTTACCCATATATTTTGGTTTGGATGCAAAATGTTGCTGGGATTCAACATGTTGGAGGTTGGTACTCAGGGTAGCAGTGTTCACATGACACCCCTCACATGCTCCAGGAACAAACTTTGTCAATGAAAACCCATTGATTATTTCAGATTAGTAGTCTATTAGGCAGTggggctttgctggaggaagatTAGGGGCCTGCATCCTAATTCCAAACTTTTCCTGTCTGCCTCGTGGAGACCATGAATCTGTAAATTTTTGAGATCATAGTCTTCCGACTGTGCAATGAATTCAGAAAACCATGGTGTTAATAGTCCAAAGTTATgagaaaaaatgaatgaaaatttaagCTTTCAGATTTTAAATATCTTATTcctcttgtgtatgtgtgggaatGTCTCCCcattcatacatgtatgtgtgtacgtgtgtctgtatgagtttatgtgtgtgagtgagtctATGTGCCTATATGTCACTGTGTTTATGTGTAATTaaatgtgtgcctgtatgtgtgcatgtgtttgtttctctatatatgagtatgtatacGTGTGAGTTTGTATAAGGATATTGATGTGCATGTTTGCAAAGTTTTCTGAATGTTTGTGAGAATGTGTGAAAattagtgcatgtgtgtatgtgtctgtgcctgtgtaaGTATCTATGTTTGAATAATGGCAAATGTTTATGGGGAAATCTGTACATGTGTAGTTGTAGTGTGTTTCTTTGTctagtgtgtgttcatgtgttgaaAACTATCTTATATGAGAgagttaatatgtgtgtgtgcataaattgggaggatatatatatatatatatatacatgtgtgtgtgtatacacacaagtATTGTGggaatgtatgtgtatacaagtgtaaatctgtgtgtgtatggatgcatgtgtgtgtatgtatatgtgtatgtatctgtattcATGTCTCAGTGTTGTATGTGTgagcatatatatgtaaaaatgtctactttttgtctgtgtgtctatttttatgtatgtgagtgtgtgtgcatttgtgtatgtgaatgcttatctctgtatgtgtgcgtGGGGGTGagttgtgagtatgtgtgcattgtGCGAGAGTGTTTGTATATTTCTGTGCCTCTGTATGTAAGAgtggtctgtgtgtctgcatatgcATGATGAGTGAGTTTACATAAATGTGTGTGAGAAGGAGGCATAGGGATAGATCGAGgcatagggagagagagagagagagagagagagagagagagagagagagagagagagaggtagacacACACTGAGACATGGAGAGTGTGTACTAGGTACAGCTTGCTCTGCtatgaatgtggaggtcagagaccaTCTTACAGGTCTTGTTTGGGTAGTACAACCTTGTGTTCCAGAAATCAAACCATGAGTATAAAGCTTGGACATAAGACTTTTTCCATGTACACCCACAGGATGCCATGAAAATCTTTGGATAAAGAGCTAGTTTACAGCCGTAGCTATATTTACTTTAACAAaattaatataaagaaaataactttatttttagcctttaaacaatataaaaatttGAAGTATAACATTACCTCGGTACTATTTCCGTACAGACAGGATttccctgtgtagtcctgactcgtctggaacttgctctgtacactaggctggccttgatgtCCTATAACCTTTTGCCTATACAATGCAGCTGCCAGGCCACAATAGTATTtctaatttagaaatattttgcaCCACCCTAAACTTTTTCATGCAAATATTTATGTACATggcataaataaaattaaaaataattgtaagTGAATTACGATAACTTTTAAATACAATCAAAGAGAAAGTAATAATGGAACCCAAATCCTTGAGAAAAAAATTGCCAGAAGCAAGCAGAGAGTGAGGTAAAGAAAGTGAAAAGAGAATTGGGAAGCTAGGGGAGGGCATTCAGAAAGGGGAAACTTGTGTTTGCCACTATTTAAGATAGATGCACACAGCAGGGTTATCAGAGAACCTACAGGGGAAGACTCAAACACGCTGCTCAGAGAGTCATCAGCATCTGCAAGATCCACGATGGCTATGGTTTGTGCATTCCTCACGATTCTGGTAGTTATGAGCCACTGGTCAACCTGCTGTCTAGGATGTGACCTGCCTCGCACTCATAACCTCACAGTCCTGAAACAAATGAGTCGACAGTCCCCTGTCTCCTGCCTGAAGGACATAAAATACTTTGAACTCCCTTTGGAGAAGGTGGATGCCCAGCAGATCCAGAAGTCTCAAGCCATGTCTGTCCTGCAAACTCTGACTCAGCAGGTCCTGACCCTCTTCGAA
It encodes the following:
- the LOC134479080 gene encoding uncharacterized protein LOC134479080, giving the protein MMKYLPPRQAWYREQGNLHLQLFCSPKKSAISQLQDASQSIEWTVLQFSIAPPTRNRGTGSLLKREDCGARLQGANKSKKPPPLSKRFLLLQWFTDKYRGRCSLPATGLSLVTPRKELVKGLKEPDSLRGLCGIQFQTVHSRVICAHTPPEPREKPRDRCGCFWQEAYAHFWVPTRKVTKDRKTFDNDLQRRNSSLIVSRGCISSLILAGCPERLKSLGVSEGARASMPRQGKIQEPQDRKSQ